The DNA window GTCGGCTGTTCGTCCGACTGTGTCGTGATCATCAGGACTTGGCCGCCCTGCATGGTAATACCGCCGCCGCGTATCTGCTGCATGACCGCGGCAGCCTTCGCCTTCTTCCCCAGTTCGTGCAGTTCGTCGATGATCGTCAGGATCGGGATTTCGCCGGTCACGATCGTCGTGTCGAAGGTTTTGACGTTGAGCTGCGTGCCGGTCTTGCGGCGCTCGATGCATTTCAGGTGATCCTGTACCTTGAAGATGGCGTCGAGGCGCGCGTCCAGCCTGATCATGCCCTGCGCCTGTTCGAAACAGCGCTCCGAAATATTCTGGCTGGGCGCCACGATCAGCATCTGCCGGTTCGGCGCTTCCTCCATGAACAGCGCGGTGAGGCCCAGGGCGGCGACATAGGTCGTCTTCGAGTTCTTCTTGGGAACCATGCAGAGCAGTTCCCAGACCAGGCGCTGCTTGGTCTCCGGATCCTCGCTCGCCAGGAAGGCGCAAACGATCTCGCGAAACCATTCGCCGCAAGCCTCCGACAGCGGCGGATTGCCAGGCACGTCTGGCAGCTTGAGCCGGTTGAAGAAGGCCAGTGCCTTGGCCGCCTTCTCCGGGTTGAGCGGGACATCGGCCATCGGCGTCTGCCCGGCCTTGATGCGCTCCCACCAATCGGGACACGCGAACCGCGGCAACGCCTCAGTGGGTGCGAGCATTCTGCGCGGCTTCGCTTTCGAGCTCTGCCATCAGGTCCGCGTCGGCCGCATGTGCGCGCTGCTCGTCGATCAGCTTCTTGCCGATCTTGTCCTTCGATGCCGACGGCGCTTCGTCCGTACCCTTGCCCATCGAGGATTCGATCGTCATCCGATCGTTGCGGTCGATCATGGCGCCGAGCTCTCGGACTGCCGATACGTTGCCCGCGTTAGCTTGCTCGAAGACAATCTCAAACCGCCTGGCGTCGAGCCGATCGCGCATCGCGTCACGAACCTTTAGCTCGGCTCTAAAATACCGCTTCATCGTTGCCAGCGAGATGCCGACACCGTTGGCGATGCGCTGGTTAGACCAGCCCAACGCCAGCAACAGCTTGATTTTGTTGCGGTCTCTTTCAGTCGGCTCATACGGCGGACGGCCGCGATTACCGAGACCCTCACGAACCGGATGACCGAACAGGTCAAAATGCGGCTCCATCAGAAAAAAATCTCCGAATGTGGGGGACGCGGGTCCGGGCGGAAGGGGCTTCCAGACTTTCGACCCACCCCCCGTCACCGCTTGCGTCTCGTTCGCTTCTGCTTCAGCCTGTCCTGATCGAATGAGAGGGCAACCATGGCACCGCGCACGATAGGTCAGGACGAATTGGACGGCTTTCAGATCGATGACGACGGTCGCCTCTACTGGCGAGGAAAGGGCGTTCTTCTGGATCACCGTGTCACGTTGCGTGGTTTCGAGCTGGTGCTCGCAACCATCGCTTCGATCGGTGCGCTGCTAGCCGGTATCCACCCATTCGGCGTCACACTTGGTTGGTGGTGACTAGTACCAGACGCCGCGCTGATCGAGGGTCGACTGCTCCGCCTTCTGGGCTTCGCTGTCGTGCCATGCCTTGGACACGGCCATCAGGTTGTCCTCATCCCAGAACAGTACCTCGTCACCACGATGTTCCTTGTCGTGGTGGATCACTGGGCTGTTGGGCGCGGGGTGCTTGCCGATCAGCAGCACACCAGTCTTGCGGCAGGTGAACATGTCGCGAAGCAGGATGCGCTGGCGCACCTGCTGCCAGCGTGCGGTCTTGTACCAGCGCCGCCAAGGCGCCGTGTTGCTGCTCATTGCTGGAATCTTTTCCATCGCGGTGAAGCATGCCGGGCCGTGCCCTTCGCTTCACCTGGGTCCTGCTGGCGCTTCCACCGATGCGGCGTGCGACTCTGTCAGGGCGTCCTGGGTGGGATTCGCTACTACCCTTTATCGATCTGATCAAGACCGAGCGTGATCGGCACCGCTCGACCGAAGATGTACACGTCGACACCGATGGTGCCGGCATCCTCATCCCACTCCACGACGGTGCCATTGTGACTGGCGAATGGTCCAGCGTTCACCCTCACCAATTGGCCTATCTGCAGCAGCGATGCGATCTCACCCATGGCAATCACGTTGCCTTCCAGAAACACCTTCAATTGCAAGACTTTGTCGTGACTTACGGGAAAGAGCTTCTCATTCGCGCCAAGCACCCCGACGACGCCCTTCACCGTCAAGAGCCCTGCCCACGCCTCGGGCGTCGGCACCATTCGAACGAACATATAGCCTGGCCAAGCGAGCATCGAAACGGCTTCGCGAGCGACCTTCTTGCGACCGCTGCGGCGCCGCTTTTCCACCTTCATGAACGGCAGCCAATGCTCGACATTGGCATCCTGCAGCAGTTTATCCACAGCCATTTCAGCATGCGTTTCGGTCCTGATCACGTACCAGTGCATCGCCGATTCGCTCTGACCGGCAGCGGCGAGCAGCGCTTCTGCCCGCCGTGTCATGCCGCGTGCGCGATCGAGCGCTGCCGTCTGCCTGTCGGTCGGGCCGATGACTTCCGCCTCATTCAGCCGCTTCACGTCCGCCCGCATCATGTTGTCCTCGCACCGCCTGTTCGAAAGCTTCCAGTCCGCCCGGTCCGCCAACCGGGAAGTAGACACCGCGCATCGTTCCGGGGTCTGGCAGCCATGGCCAGCCGCGCAGCTGGTGCTCGAGCTTCCACGCTTCCCAGCATTCGGTGTCGACCGGCACGAACTCGCAGAGCTTGCCGAGCCGTTCCTCCTCCGGGCCGAAGCTGTGGATGCCGAGGCCGCGCGTCTCGGCGGCAAGGTGCAGCCCGTTGACCATCGGCCAGCCGGTCCGCATCCGGTTGCCGCGCTCAAGCGCGTCGCGGTTCAGCGTGCCCTCGGCAATCGCCCGCTCTTCCCAGCCCTTCAGCGGAGACGGCTGCGCCTTCGGCCCGGTGACCAGGTCGCGCATCCGGATCGCCGCCCACACCGGGCCGAAGGCCGGCGCATAGGATGGTTTCTCAGGCGCTTCCGGCTTCGGCCCAAGCCGCTCCCAGCGCTTTTCCGAGAGGTACACGCCGAACGCGCATCGGCCCTTGGTCAGCTTCTCGGCGGCGAGGTAATCGGCCATGCGGTCCGCCGCCATCTCGCGTTCCGCCGGCGTCAGCGCCATCGCGGCGGCGAACGCCGTCTTGCCGCTGTCGGCAATGAAGGTCGGCCAGGTCGGGTGAACCCGCTTCAGCCATCGCTCGACGGTTTTCTGTTCGTCCCGGTCGCGCTCGCGCTCTCTCTCAACGGAGGGATCAAGGGAGGGGTCTGGAGGGGTTGGGTGACTCAGCTTGTCACCCTTATCCGTCTCCGGTGTCACCCTTGGCGCGTCTCCGGTGTCACCCTTTTCCTCGCTTTCGAAGGGTGACACGGTGTCACCCTTATTCTCAGCGCGATCGCCGGCCACCAGCGACCATCCACCTTTGCCCAGCAGTTGCAGCACGTCGAGGTCGAGCGCGTATTCGTTGGTGCTGCGCGGCCCCTTGCCGCCCTCGCGCACCAGCCTGATCAGGCCGATATCGAGGAACGCCTTGAGTTCGCGCTGCACCTGGCGCGTCGAGCATTGCGCAGCGCGCGCGATGGTGGAGATTGCCGGGAAGATGCGGCTGCCGTCATCCTCGCAGGCGTCGATCAGCTTCAACAGCACCAGCTTGCGTGCGCAGGTGCCCATGTCGGCGCGGAAGCCTATGCCAAGCAGGAATGCGCTCACTTCTGGGCCCCGCGTTTATGCGCAGCATTCGCCGCCCGATGTTCCAGCTTGGCGATGGCCATGATGGTCGGTTTCAATGCGGCGGGCGCACGGTCATAGTCGCGCCGAGATTTGCCGTTCAGCCGCGGCAGCAGCCCATGCGGCACAGCATCCCAGTTGGCGGGATCAGAGTTTGTCCGGTCACCGTCGAGGCACTTGAGAACGTGCCCTGGTGGAACAGGGCCGTTAACTTGTTCCCACAGGTGGCGATGCTTGTGCACGCGCCAGGTCGAGGCGCCCGTCCAAGGGTTTGTCGCATCGAGCACGATCCAGACATAGCCGTCGTCGCCCGTCGATTCATGGCCGGGCCCACGATAGTTGAGCGGTAATTGCCCTTTCTTGAACTGGGTGCTCGCCGAGTTCGCGTTGTAAGGCCGCCTTTTACCCTTGCTCCATGGCACCGCGCCCTTTTCGAACTGGCCTGTCCTGCCGGTCTTCCAGCCTTCACGCTTGCGCAGACTGTGCAGTTTGGCAGGTGTCGCATCTTCATGCCCGAACTGCTCGCGGAATGCGGCGCACCAAGCGTTGATCTCCATCGTGCTGTTGTCGCGAAGCCATGCAATCTCGGGCTCGCTATATTTGAGGCGGCGCCCCTTGGTTCTCCCCTTCTCGCGCCCAACCTTCCAGCCCAACCGCTTACGGAGGCCGTGAAGATGAACTTGCAAGACGTCCTGCCGATCAAACTCGGCCAGGAAAGCGCGATGGTAATCGCTAATCACCATGGCGCGGTTGGCAGCGAGCCATGCCATCTCGGCGGCACTATAGGCTATGCGGCTTCGCCTCATGACGCTCGCTCCCGTGCGGCGTGTTCCAGCTGGGCGATGGCGAGCACTGTCGGCTTAAGCTCTGACGGCGCGTTGTCATAATCGCGCCCGTAACGCCCGGCGAGACGAGCTAGCAGTGCCCGAGGTACCGATCGCCAATTCGATGGTTCCGTGTTCCGGCGATTGCCATCCAAACATTTGAGTGCGGCGCCAGCAGGAAGCGGACCATGGGCCTCTTCCCATCGGAGAACATGCACGAGCCGCCATCGCGATGACAGCGGAATGCCCTCATGAACCTTGCGCTCAATGTAGCCATCCTTGTTGATGCGCTCGGTGCCGATAGGTTTGTATTTGGCCGCTGCCGCGCCAGTCATGCAGCCTTTTTTGAATTGCGTCTCTGTGGCCCTGCCACGCGCGGGATGTGGCTTTCCCTTGTTGAATGGGATCTGGCCTTTTACGAAGCAGCCGTTCCTGCCAGTCGACCAACCCTTGCGGTAGCAGAGCGCCTTAATCTGATCGAGCGTGACCTCATCGCGGCCGAACTGCTCCACAAACGCGGCATGCAGATCACGCCGGCTGAATGCCTGTCGCCATTCCAGGAAGGACAGCTCCTCGTCGCTATAGCGGATTTGCCGGCCCTTCATTTGCTATCGATCTCCTTCGGCGCGGAGAGCATCGGGAGGTCCTTCCGGAAACGGTCGCCATGATTTGCCACCAGCGTCGCTGCCTGGATGCCGAGGCGAGCATTGTCGACGATCATGTCGGCAACCTTGACCATTGCGTCGGTGCGTTGCACCTCCGCTTCCAGCTCCTCTTTGGTCAGACCTTCTGCGGATAGCCGCTCGATCTGTGCGAAAAGGTGATCGTTGAGGTCCGTGATGCGGTTTTTCATCTCTGCTCCTTCAGCCATGCGGCGAAATCAGTGCGCAGCGCTTTCCACGCCTCGCTGGCCCGTCCGCCTTCGTTGATCTCTTTTCGGGAGGTGACGCCGAGGATCGAGCGCACCTTCTGTGCCGCGCGGTCGTCGGTCAGCGGGCGTTCCAGTCCGTGCCGTTCCTCCAGAAACACCTTGAAGGCCGGCTCCTGGCACTTCATGCCGCACTCGGCGGCGTAGTTTTTCGGTTCGCTGGCCGCCGGCTCACCCTTGGCGGTGTTGCGCCGTGGCGGCTCGCCCCTCAGCGCGCGAATGGTGCCGAACGCCTCGTCCAGCAGCCGCAACAGGAAGCGCACCGTGTCGGGCGCATTGCAGACGAAGGCGATCTCGTCGGGCGTCGCGGCATCGAAGCGCAACAGCACGAACAGCTCGCCCATCTCGCCGCGAGCCTCGATGAAGGCGCCGCCCTCGCCATGCACGCGCGTCCAGTCGGCCGGCGCGATGTCGGCCATGGCCGTGCGGATGGCGCGCAGCTTCGCGGCATCGGCAAGGCGCCGGTCGGAGATCGCGGCCGGGGCGTTCATGGCATGCGTCCATGCCGGCACATCGCCCGGCGAAGTCCGTTTGCCGCGTTCTCCAGCGATTTGCGCGCCGCGATCTCGCCCGGTCCATACTTTGCCTGCGCCAGGCGGTCGGCGGCGCTGGCCACCACGCGGCAGGCTTTCATGATGTCGCGATCAGCCTCGCCTGCCTTGGCCCTGGTCGCCGGCAGCGTCTCGGCCGCGATGCGCTCGACCTCCGCCATCAGCATTTCGCGAACGACCGGCGCCAGCTTGCGAGCCAATTGGCCCTCGATCTGGGTTTCGACGCGCGCCGTCATGCGTCACCTGCCGCGAATTCGGCGAGGGCGATGCGGAACCTGTCTACGACGTCGACGAGATCCGAACGCGGCAGGCCATTGCCGTCACGGACCGCTAGCAACAACGCCACACGAACGGCCATGAACTTGACGCCGGTTTCGAAATCTCCCCTGCGACAGGCGGCTTCAATCACCGTGTGATACTTAAGCGCCACGGAATCCGGCATGCGCAGCAGCGCATCTGCGCGGACGCGGTCGTCTTCACCGGCTTCGTGCAGTTGGCGCAAGATCGGCAGCATGGTATCGCTCATGCGCGAACTCCTGTTTCAGTGCTTTTCCCGTGAAACAGCCGGCAGCGCCTTGGGCGCTTTCGCGGCGGTGGCGCGCCAAGCGGCGGCCGATAGAACGATCGAGCATCGAGCCCGGCCCAGTCGCAGATGGCGAACACTTTGCCAGCGGCGATGTCTTGGCCGGCCATGACGCGCGACAGGTCAGGCGAGGTCACGCCGATCTCGTCAGCCAGTGCGCGCCAGCCGCGCCCGTCATATTCGAGCATCGGCCGCAGCTTCCGTCCAAGCGCGGCGGTATCGAAGGCAGCGAGCGTGCCGGAACGGATTGGGCGACCGCCGTCCCGCGCGCGCAATTCCTCGACGCGATCGTCCATTCGCATGCGCCGTTCCAGCGCCTTGCGCAGGCGCGCCATGGCGCGAAGTATCGAGGCGTCGTTTATCATGCCGCCTCCTCAAGCCGGAGGTCTTGGCAATTGCCGCTCGAATTACCTATGCTGCGTGTGTGGGGGGCAACATGAATAAATTCGATGAGATGCTGCGACGTGACGACCTGTGGTTTCAGGTTGCAATAACCGTTGCTGTATTGGTCTTCTTCAGCGTCGGGATAGGCACATTGATCGCCCTTTTCGCGGGCAGCACTGCATCGATCAGCGACCGGATCGACATCGTTTATAAACTTGGACTGATTGGAGCCGGCCTTATCACTTTCTGCACCGTCGTTTGGCGGGGTCTGCTCGCCACCCAGCAGGTCGACGCGCAGCGGAAACAAATTGAGAAGCTCAGCAGTCAAATTGCCATGACGGAAGAGAGCAACCTCGCCGCACTTCTGCAAAAGGGAGCGGAACTCATTTCCGATGATAGCAAACCGGGCTATGTAAGCGCCGGCATTGCAACTCTGCGAGCGGTTCTTACATCGCCGAATCCGAAGTTTGCTGTTGAAGCCATGGACCTCATTGCGGACTTCATCCAAGCAAATTATCGACACAGCCAAGCGGGGGTGGGGTACGAATCTGCGTCTGCAGCTCTTCTCGCGGGAGAAAGGCTGGGAAGAATATCTGACCGAACACTGGTTTTCGAAGCTCCCGCGGACGAGTCCGGCGACATGACTTATTGGGTGCCAGTCCATGGGGTAGCAGGAGTGGCGTACTTCGGAGGTGACATCATTGGCTATGATTTTCGTGTCGCTGCGCCTGTCAAGGCGCGCTTTCACCACGTTAGAATCTACGGTGACGATGTAGTTGTCACTCCAC is part of the Mesorhizobium loti genome and encodes:
- the nusG gene encoding transcription termination/antitermination protein NusG, coding for MRADVKRLNEAEVIGPTDRQTAALDRARGMTRRAEALLAAAGQSESAMHWYVIRTETHAEMAVDKLLQDANVEHWLPFMKVEKRRRSGRKKVAREAVSMLAWPGYMFVRMVPTPEAWAGLLTVKGVVGVLGANEKLFPVSHDKVLQLKVFLEGNVIAMGEIASLLQIGQLVRVNAGPFASHNGTVVEWDEDAGTIGVDVYIFGRAVPITLGLDQIDKG
- a CDS encoding HNH endonuclease signature motif containing protein, whose product is MRRSRIAYSAAEMAWLAANRAMVISDYHRAFLAEFDRQDVLQVHLHGLRKRLGWKVGREKGRTKGRRLKYSEPEIAWLRDNSTMEINAWCAAFREQFGHEDATPAKLHSLRKREGWKTGRTGQFEKGAVPWSKGKRRPYNANSASTQFKKGQLPLNYRGPGHESTGDDGYVWIVLDATNPWTGASTWRVHKHRHLWEQVNGPVPPGHVLKCLDGDRTNSDPANWDAVPHGLLPRLNGKSRRDYDRAPAALKPTIMAIAKLEHRAANAAHKRGAQK
- a CDS encoding HNH endonuclease; amino-acid sequence: MKGRQIRYSDEELSFLEWRQAFSRRDLHAAFVEQFGRDEVTLDQIKALCYRKGWSTGRNGCFVKGQIPFNKGKPHPARGRATETQFKKGCMTGAAAAKYKPIGTERINKDGYIERKVHEGIPLSSRWRLVHVLRWEEAHGPLPAGAALKCLDGNRRNTEPSNWRSVPRALLARLAGRYGRDYDNAPSELKPTVLAIAQLEHAARERAS